A region of the Pantoea alfalfae genome:
GGCGAGAACGGCAAACTGGCACGGGAGAACAGTAAAGCGCTGATGCTGATCCACGGTATCGATCCTGCCACCAATCAGGATATTGAGGCGCTACGCACACTCTATAAGAAACGCTTTGCTCAGGAGTCGGTGATGCGGGTAGATGCACCCGTCTGCGTCGGATTCTAGAATAAACGCGGGCGGCAGCGAGGCCGCCCGCGGAATAGTCAGATAAACAGACCGGCAAAAGCTGCAGAGAGCAGGCTCACCAGCGTGGAGCCATAGACCAGCTTCCAGCCAAACCGGGAAACCACATTCCCCTGTTTTTCGTTCAGGCCTTTTATGGCACCCGCCACAATGCCGATCGAGGCAAAGTTAGCAAAGGAGACCAGGAACACAGACAGAATACCCAGCCCGCGCGCACTCATGCCCGCCGCGACTTTCTGCAGCTCAATCATCGCCACAAACTCATTTGCCACCAGCTTGGTCGCCATGATGCTGGCCGCCTGCAGGGCATCCGCTTTGGGAATGCCGATCAGCCATGCCAGAGGATAGAACAGGTAGCCGAGCAGTTGCTGGAAGCTATAGCCAAAGACCGCCGCAAACACGGCATTCACGGCAGCAATCAGGGCAATAAAGCCAATCAGCATCGCCAGAATGATCATCGCCACTTTGAAACCAGCCAGGATGTACTCGCCCAGCATTTCAAAGAAGCTCTGCTCTTCATGCAGCTTTTCCAGCGCGATAGGCTGCTCATCCTGGCTTTTCATCGGGTTGATGATCGACAGGATAATAAAGGTGCTGAACATGTTAAGCAGCAGTGCGGCAACCACATACTTCGGTTCAATCATCGACATATAAGCACCGACAATCGACAGCGAAACGGTGGACATAGCGGTCGCTGCCATGGTGTAGAGCCGACGCGGCGGGATATCACCCAGAATCCCTTTATAGGCGATGAAGTTTTCCGACTGACCCAGAATCAGCGTGCTGACGGCGTTAAACGACTCCAGTTTGCCCATGCCATTAATTTTCGACAGCAGCGTCCCGAAAATACGGATCAGCAGCGGCAGGATGCGCCAGTGCTGCAATATGCCGATCAGTGCGGAAATAAAGACAATCGGGCAGAGTACGCCAAGGAAGATAAATGCCAGCCCCTGTTTGCTCATTCCGCCAAACACGAATTCTGTACCCTGTGCGGCAAAGCCCAGCAGCGTCTCAAAGAATCCCGCAAACGAGCCGACCAGCGCCAGCCCCCCGGCAGAGTGAAGGAAGAACCAACCCAGCGCGGCTTCTGCCACAATCAGTTGAACAATAAAGCGCAGGCGAATCTGTTTACGGTCATGACTGACCAGCAGCGCAAGGGCAAAAATCACCACCAGCGCCAGCAGGAAATGAAGAATGGCGGCCATATGTCTTTTTTTATCAGAGAGAAAGGAAAGCGCATTTAGCCACAGCTGGCAGGGAATTTCATCTGATGCCTGCGTCAGACCGGCGCAAGAGACAGCGGGCAAGGAAGTCCGTATAATGCGCAGCCAATCATTAGCAAGCCGGAGAATACCCATGCGTCCAGCAGGCCGTAGCGCACAACAGGTGCGTCCAGTCACATTGACCCGCAATTACACCAAACACGCAGAGGGTTCCGTTCTGGTGGAATTCGGCGAAACGAAAGTGCTTTGCACTGCCTCCGTAGACGAAGGGGTTCCGCGTTTCCTTAAAGGCCAGGGCCAGGGCTGGGTCACGGCTGAATATGGCATGCTGCCGCGTTCAACCCACAGCCGTATGGCGCGTGAAGCCGCAAAAGGCAAGCAGGGTGGACGTACGCTGGAAATTCAGCGTCTGATCGCCCGTTCACTGCGTGCCGCAGTTGATCTTAAAGCGCTGGGTGAATTTACCATTACGCTCGACTGTGACGTAATTCAGGCCGATGGCGGCACCCGTACCGCCTCAATCACCGGTGCCTGTGTGGCGCTGGCTGATGCGCTGAACAAGCTGGTAGCCAGCGGCAAGCTGAAAGCCAATCCGATGAAGGGCATGGTCGCGGCGATTTCAGTAGGTATCGTTAAAGGCGAAGCACTGTGCGATCTGGAGTACGTTGAGGACTCCGCGGCAGAAACCGACATGAACGTCGTGATGATGGAAGATGGTCGCATGATCGAGGTGCAGGGCACTGCCGAGGGCGAACCGTTTAGCCATGAAGAGCTGCTGACGTTACTGGCGCTGGCACGCGGCGGCATTGAGGAATTGATTCAGGCGCAGAAAGCAGCGCTGGAAAATTGATGTAACAGGCGACCTCAGGGTCGCCTTTTCTTTATTTGAGGAGTGAGAAATGAAAGCCTGGCAGCGTCAGTTTATTGAATTCGCCCTGAACAAGCAGGTGCTGAAGTTCGGTGAGTTCACTTTGAAGTCAGGGCGTAAAAGCCCCTATTTCTTTAATGCCGGTCTGTTCAACAGCGGACGGGATTTAGCGCTGCTGGGACGCTTCTACGCGCAGGCGCTGGTGGATGGCGCTGTCGACTTCGATCTGCTGTTCGGTCCGGCCTATAAAGGCATTCCGATTGCGACCACCACGGCGGTGGCGCTGGCGGATCATCATGACCGCGATGTGCCTTACTGCTTTAACCGTAAAGAAGCGAAAGATCACGGCGAAGGTGGCCTGCTGGTGGGCAGTCCGCTGCAGGGCAAAGTGATGCTGGTGGACGATGTGATCACCGCAGGCACCGCAATTCGTGAGTCGATGGATATTATCGGCGCGCACAACGCTACTCTGGCAGGCGTGCTGGTCTCGCTTGATCGTCAGGAGCGTGGACGCGGAGAAATGTCGGCGATTCAGGAAGTGGAACGTGATTACGGCTGCAAAGTGACCGCGATTATCACACTGGCCGATCTGATTAGCTGGCTGGAAGAGAAGCCGGAGATGGCCGATCATCTGGCTCAGGTTCGTGCCTATCAGAAAGCGTACGGGATTTAACAGAGGCGGGCGCAATGCCCGCCTTCTTTTACGCTTTACGCCAGCTGCGCGACAATCAGCGGCCAGCGAGCCTCAAAGTCTGCGGTAGGACTGAAACGAAACTCAGAACGGACATAGCGCGACAGTAAACCTTCACAGAATGCCAGCAGCTGGCTTGCCAGCAGCGCCTCATCAGCCTGAAAAGCTTCGCCCTCACGCATTTTCCGTTCCCGCATCACCTGTCGCAGCTGCACTTCAATCCGCTCAAACAGCTGATTGATGCGTCCCTGCAGTCGGTCCTGCTCAAACATCAATGCATGGCCGGTCAGGATGCGCGTCAGTCCCGGATTACGCTCACCAAATCCCAGAATCAGTTGCACGATCAGACGCAGACGCGTCATGGTCTCTTTTTCATCTTTGAGGATCAGATTGATGCGGGTAATCAGACTGTCTTCGATAAACTCAATCAGGCTATCGAACATGCGTGTCTTACTGGGGAAGTGACGATACAACGCCGCTTCGGAAACGCCTACCGTGGCTGCCAGTTTGGCGGTGGTAATGCGCTGACTGCCATCACCCGACTCCAGCATCTGTGCCAGCGCCTGCAAAATCTCTTCGCGACGGTTTCGCTTCGCGACTTTTTTTTCTGCCATGACCTTAAAGACCCCTGAAATTCACCTAAAAACAGGCAACACCTACGCATCTGCCACAGGAACGCGTCCCATGGCGATGAGGAAAATAACGGGCGTAAGTGAAAGTCGGTAATGCGGGTTACTGGCGACCTGAATGGCCGAAGCCGCCTTCGCCGCGCAGGCTGGCGTCGAAATCGTCGACCAGGTTAAATTCCGCCTGTACCACCGGTACAAAGACCAGTTGTGCCATGCGATCGCCGGGTTGCAGAGAGAAACTTTCCTGTCCGCGATTCCAGACCGAGACCATCAGCTGTCCCTGATAGTCGGAGTCAATCAGCCCGACCAGGTTGCCCAGCACGATGCCGTGTTTATGGCCAAGACCTGAGCGCGGCAGGATCACAGCGGCCAGATCGGGGTCGGCAATATGAATCGCCAGGCCGGTCGGGACCAGCGTTGTGGTGCCTGGTGCGATGTCGAGAACATCATCAATGCAGGCGCGTAAATCTAACCCAGCGGAACCTGAAGTCGCGTAGGTCGGCAGTGGAAACTCTTTGCCGACGCGCGGGTCCAGGATTTTAACGTCTATTTTTTTCATCATAACGGCTGACAATCTCGTCTATTAATTGTTGGCCAAGGAGAGACTTATCGCTGAGCGGTAAGCGTTTTTCTCCATCCTGCCAAAAAAGGTGAAGAGCATTGGTGTCGCTATTAAATCCCTGTCCGGCTTTAGCGACATCGTTAGCGCAGATCAGGTCCAGATTCTTGCGCACCCGTTTTTGCCGGGCGTATTCTTCCACATTCTGTGTTTCAGCAGCAAATCCAACCACAAATGGCCGGTTTTCCTGAAGTGCGGCGACCCCGGCAACAATATCGGGATTCTTTACCAGGTTCAGCGTGACGTTATCATCGCCGCCCTGTTTCTTGATTTTATCGGTCGCAATATCGGCTGCCCGGTAGTCTGCCACGGCTGCGCTTGCAATGAAAATATGTTGTTTAGCTATCTCGCTCATGACGGCGGCCTGCATCTCCAGCGCGCTGGTAACGTCAACGCGTTGCACACCCGCTGGTGCCGCCAGGCTGACCGGACCACTGACCAGCGTGACCTGTGCGCCGCGTCTGGCAGCGGCAGCGGCAATCGCAAAACCCATTTTGCCGGAGCTGTGATTCGTGATGTAGCGCACCGGATCCAGCGCCTCACGGGTCGGACCGGCGGTTATCATAATGTTGAGATGTTGCAGATCGTTGACGGGTGCAGCCCACTGCACCGCATGGTCAACAATCGCCAGCGGATCAAGCATCCGGCCCGGCCCGACGTCGCCGCAGGCCTGGCTGCCGCTGTCTGGCCCCCAGATCAGCACGCCACGCTCATGCAGCGTCTGCAGATTATGCCGGGTCACCGCCGCACGATACATCTGCTGATTCATAGCGGGCACCACCGCCACGGGTGAGGCCGTCGCTAATACAGCAGTGGTCACCAGATCGTTTGCCATACCGGCAGCTATACGGGCAATCAGGTCGGCAGTGGCCGGTGCCAGTACAATCAGGTCGGCCCACTTTGCCAGTTCAATATGACCCATTGCGGCTTCCGCTGCCGGATCAAGCAGATCGTCAAACACCGGATAGCCGGAGACGGCCTGCAGGCTGAGCGGAGTAATAAAGGCCTTTGCCCCCTCCGTCATCATTACGCGAACATCAGCGCCGCGATCGCGCAGGCGACGTACCAGCTCAGGTGCTTTATAAGCGGCAATACCGCCACTTACGCCAAGAAGAATTTTTTTGCCGGCTAATCCCATCATGATGTTGGCCTCACTAAGCTCTCTGCCGCTCGCGGCGGCGAATGCACGGACTTTATCACAAAAGCGTGGATGCGCCTTTTCACCAACTGCGTTTGCGAGCCGTCTCGAAGATTGATACGCCACTGATAGCGGCATGCTTCAGGATGGGCCACTCTGAGGTTCATCTCAGGGAGAGCAAAGATGAAAATCAAGGGACCACGGGAAAAACTGCAGAAACTGGGCGCGCATTCGCTCAGCGATACCGAACTGCTGGCCATCTTTCTCCGCACTGGCTCGCCGGGGCAGAACGTCCTTGAACTGGCCGGGCAGATGCTGGAGGGATTTGGCTCGCTTTATCAGCTCATGACGTCAGACAAAGCGGCATTTTGCAAAATTAAAGGTGTCGGCGATGCCAAGCTGGCGCAACTGCACGCGATTGCCGAACTGGCGAAGCGCTTTTTCGCCAGTAAGCTGGCGCGCGAAAGCGTGATGGAAAATCCACAAATCACGCGCCAGTATCTGCAAAGTCTGTTAGCCCATCAGGAGCGTGAGATCTTTATGGCACTGTTTCTGGATAATCAGCATCGGGTGCTGCGGGCACAAAATATGTTCTCGGGTTCCATTAACAGCGTGGAAGTTCACCCCCGCGAGATTGTCCGGGAAGCGCTGAAGCTCAATGCCGCCGCCCTGATACTGGCGCATAATCACCCGTCGGGCATGGCGGAGCCGAGCCGTGCAGACCGTGAAGTAACCCATAAAGTCAGCGAAGCCTGTCAGCTACTCGACATCCGTCTGCTCGATCATCTGGTGATTGGTCATGGCGAATATGTCTCCTTTGCGGAGCGGGGATGGCTCTGACAGCGGGAAATTTCACGCCAGGTGGCGGCTTTTTGCCCGATCATTCGGGATCTTTATCTGTTCGGGACTTGAGCACTTGGGCTGAGCGGCGTATACTACGCCACCTTTGAGAATCTCGGGTTTGGCGGTTAGGCCAGCTTAGCGGGTTCCATGGAACTCGCCTGGCGGGCTGCAAGCCTGACGAGGCGGCCAAAACCTAATTTTTAAAGCTCGAGCTGATTTGATTTTTGGAGATATAGACATGTCACGAGTCTGCCAGGTAACTGGAAAGCGTCCGGTAACGGGTAACAACCGTTCCCACGCAATGAACGCGACGAAACGCCGTTTCCTTCCGAACCTGCACTCACACCGTTTTTGGGTTGAGAGCGAGAAGCGCTTCGTTACTCTGCGTGTATCTGTTAAAGGTATGCGCATTATTGATAAAAAGGGCATTGATACGGTTTTATCCGACATGCGTGCCCGTGGTGAGAAGTACTAAGGTACTAAGGAACTGAATCATGGCTAAAGGTATTCGTGAGAAGATCAAGCTGGTTTCCTCTGCTGGTACAGGTCACTTCTATACCACCACGAAGAACAAACGTACTAAACCAGAGAAGCTGGAACTGAAAAAGTTCGATCCGGTTGTACGTCAGCATGTGATCTACAAAGAAGCTAAAATTAAGTAATTTTAGTGTTCTGCTAAAAACCCGGCTCCGGCCGGGTTTTTTGTTTGTGTAAAACGCTGAGGAGAGGGTATGCCAGAGTTGCCAGAGGTTGAGACCAGCCGCCGCGGTATCGAGCCGCATTTGGTTGGTGAAACCATTCTTCACGCCGTGGTGCGTAATTCACGTCTGCGCTGGCCTGTTTCGCAGGAGATCCTGGCGCTGAGCGATCAGCCGGTGCTCAGCGTGCAGCGTCGGGCAAAATATCTGCTGCTGGAACTGCCGCATGGCTGGATCATTATCCACCTTGGCATGTCGGGCAGCCTGCGCGTGCTGTCAGAAGAGCTGCCAGCAGCGAAGCATGACCATGTTGATTTAGTGATGAGCAACGGCAAAGTACTGCGCTACACCGACCCGCGTCGCTTTGGTGCCTGGCTCTGGAGCAGCGATCTGGCGGGCAGCAGCGTGCTGGCACATCTCGGGCCGGAGCCGCTCAGCGAGGCATTTGACGGGGCTTACCTGTTCGATAAGTCACGCGGCAAGCGGACGCTCATCAAGCAATGGCTGATGGATAACAAAGTGGTGGTGGGCGTGGGCAACATTTACGCCAGCGAGTCACTGTTTACCGCCGGGATCCTTCCCGATCGTGCCGCAGTAAGTCTGTCGCAGGCTGAAGCGGAGCTGCTGGTCAACACTATTAAAGCGGTGCTGTTACGTTCAATTGAGCAGGGCGGTACTACGCTGCGTGACTTCTTACAGACCGACGGCAAGCCTGGCTATTTTGCCCAGCAACTGCAGGTTTATGGCCGGGCAGGTGAACCCTGCCGGGCATGCGGTACGCCGATTGTCAGCGGCAGGCATGGGCAGCGCAGCACCTACTGGTGCCCGAGCTGCCAGCATTAAGCCAGTTTAGCCAGCAGTGCCTGATGCACCGGCGCGGGCAGAAAGGCGGAAACATCGCCGCCGTGACGCGCCACCTCTTTGACCAGCGAAGAGGAGATAAACGAGAAGCCTTCAGACGGCATCAGGAAGACACTCTCCAGCGTGGGCAGCAGGTGACGATTCATCTGCGCCAGCTGCATTTCATATTCAAAGTCTGACACCGCACGCAAGCCACGGACCAGCACATTCGCCTGCTGGTCACGGGCGAAATTCGCCATCAGGTCGCTGAAGCCGACCACCTCAACGTTCGGCAGATGGGCAACCACCTGACCGGCCAGCGCCACGCGTTCATCCAGGCTGAACATCGGTTTTTTACTGGGGCTGGCAGCAATGGCCAGAATCAGCTGATCAAACATCTGCGCTGCCCGCGTCACGATGTCGAGATGACCGAGCGTTACAGGATCAAACGTACCGGGATAGATGGCTTTAGTGGTCATACTCGCCCTTTTGCCGAAGCGTGATTCAGCGCCCAGAGGGCTGAATATTTATTGAAGGTATATTGCGCGTTGACTACCGCCAGAATCCAGCCCTGTGTGCCGTCGAGAAAACCGGCACGCAGCAGCAACGTTTTCACAAACGCGCCCAGCGTATGGCTGAACACAGAAAAGAGGCCGCAACGCTTACCGCGCCGATGACGTTCCGTGGCCCAGGCTTCTGCATAGGCCAGCTGCTTACGCTGAAAGGCGATTAAATCGCGGCAGGTCAGATGTTCCAGATCGCCAGGCAACGCCACCACCGGCGCACCGTCACTCTGCAGTGATTCATGCACCAGATTGTCATTGTAACGGAAGGTGCGTGGATAGAGGCGCATCACGCGGTCAG
Encoded here:
- a CDS encoding NupC/NupG family nucleoside CNT transporter, which translates into the protein MAAILHFLLALVVIFALALLVSHDRKQIRLRFIVQLIVAEAALGWFFLHSAGGLALVGSFAGFFETLLGFAAQGTEFVFGGMSKQGLAFIFLGVLCPIVFISALIGILQHWRILPLLIRIFGTLLSKINGMGKLESFNAVSTLILGQSENFIAYKGILGDIPPRRLYTMAATAMSTVSLSIVGAYMSMIEPKYVVAALLLNMFSTFIILSIINPMKSQDEQPIALEKLHEEQSFFEMLGEYILAGFKVAMIILAMLIGFIALIAAVNAVFAAVFGYSFQQLLGYLFYPLAWLIGIPKADALQAASIMATKLVANEFVAMIELQKVAAGMSARGLGILSVFLVSFANFASIGIVAGAIKGLNEKQGNVVSRFGWKLVYGSTLVSLLSAAFAGLFI
- the rph gene encoding ribonuclease PH; the protein is MRPAGRSAQQVRPVTLTRNYTKHAEGSVLVEFGETKVLCTASVDEGVPRFLKGQGQGWVTAEYGMLPRSTHSRMAREAAKGKQGGRTLEIQRLIARSLRAAVDLKALGEFTITLDCDVIQADGGTRTASITGACVALADALNKLVASGKLKANPMKGMVAAISVGIVKGEALCDLEYVEDSAAETDMNVVMMEDGRMIEVQGTAEGEPFSHEELLTLLALARGGIEELIQAQKAALEN
- the pyrE gene encoding orotate phosphoribosyltransferase, encoding MKAWQRQFIEFALNKQVLKFGEFTLKSGRKSPYFFNAGLFNSGRDLALLGRFYAQALVDGAVDFDLLFGPAYKGIPIATTTAVALADHHDRDVPYCFNRKEAKDHGEGGLLVGSPLQGKVMLVDDVITAGTAIRESMDIIGAHNATLAGVLVSLDRQERGRGEMSAIQEVERDYGCKVTAIITLADLISWLEEKPEMADHLAQVRAYQKAYGI
- the slmA gene encoding nucleoid occlusion factor SlmA — protein: MAEKKVAKRNRREEILQALAQMLESGDGSQRITTAKLAATVGVSEAALYRHFPSKTRMFDSLIEFIEDSLITRINLILKDEKETMTRLRLIVQLILGFGERNPGLTRILTGHALMFEQDRLQGRINQLFERIEVQLRQVMRERKMREGEAFQADEALLASQLLAFCEGLLSRYVRSEFRFSPTADFEARWPLIVAQLA
- the dut gene encoding dUTP diphosphatase; this translates as MMKKIDVKILDPRVGKEFPLPTYATSGSAGLDLRACIDDVLDIAPGTTTLVPTGLAIHIADPDLAAVILPRSGLGHKHGIVLGNLVGLIDSDYQGQLMVSVWNRGQESFSLQPGDRMAQLVFVPVVQAEFNLVDDFDASLRGEGGFGHSGRQ
- the coaBC gene encoding bifunctional phosphopantothenoylcysteine decarboxylase/phosphopantothenate--cysteine ligase CoaBC, which codes for MMGLAGKKILLGVSGGIAAYKAPELVRRLRDRGADVRVMMTEGAKAFITPLSLQAVSGYPVFDDLLDPAAEAAMGHIELAKWADLIVLAPATADLIARIAAGMANDLVTTAVLATASPVAVVPAMNQQMYRAAVTRHNLQTLHERGVLIWGPDSGSQACGDVGPGRMLDPLAIVDHAVQWAAPVNDLQHLNIMITAGPTREALDPVRYITNHSSGKMGFAIAAAAARRGAQVTLVSGPVSLAAPAGVQRVDVTSALEMQAAVMSEIAKQHIFIASAAVADYRAADIATDKIKKQGGDDNVTLNLVKNPDIVAGVAALQENRPFVVGFAAETQNVEEYARQKRVRKNLDLICANDVAKAGQGFNSDTNALHLFWQDGEKRLPLSDKSLLGQQLIDEIVSRYDEKNRR
- the radC gene encoding RadC family protein, producing the protein MKIKGPREKLQKLGAHSLSDTELLAIFLRTGSPGQNVLELAGQMLEGFGSLYQLMTSDKAAFCKIKGVGDAKLAQLHAIAELAKRFFASKLARESVMENPQITRQYLQSLLAHQEREIFMALFLDNQHRVLRAQNMFSGSINSVEVHPREIVREALKLNAAALILAHNHPSGMAEPSRADREVTHKVSEACQLLDIRLLDHLVIGHGEYVSFAERGWL
- the rpmB gene encoding 50S ribosomal protein L28 — protein: MSRVCQVTGKRPVTGNNRSHAMNATKRRFLPNLHSHRFWVESEKRFVTLRVSVKGMRIIDKKGIDTVLSDMRARGEKY
- the rpmG gene encoding 50S ribosomal protein L33 yields the protein MAKGIREKIKLVSSAGTGHFYTTTKNKRTKPEKLELKKFDPVVRQHVIYKEAKIK
- the mutM gene encoding bifunctional DNA-formamidopyrimidine glycosylase/DNA-(apurinic or apyrimidinic site) lyase translates to MPELPEVETSRRGIEPHLVGETILHAVVRNSRLRWPVSQEILALSDQPVLSVQRRAKYLLLELPHGWIIIHLGMSGSLRVLSEELPAAKHDHVDLVMSNGKVLRYTDPRRFGAWLWSSDLAGSSVLAHLGPEPLSEAFDGAYLFDKSRGKRTLIKQWLMDNKVVVGVGNIYASESLFTAGILPDRAAVSLSQAEAELLVNTIKAVLLRSIEQGGTTLRDFLQTDGKPGYFAQQLQVYGRAGEPCRACGTPIVSGRHGQRSTYWCPSCQH
- the coaD gene encoding pantetheine-phosphate adenylyltransferase, coding for MTTKAIYPGTFDPVTLGHLDIVTRAAQMFDQLILAIAASPSKKPMFSLDERVALAGQVVAHLPNVEVVGFSDLMANFARDQQANVLVRGLRAVSDFEYEMQLAQMNRHLLPTLESVFLMPSEGFSFISSSLVKEVARHGGDVSAFLPAPVHQALLAKLA
- a CDS encoding glycosyltransferase family 2 protein, encoding MSARQRLSVVMIAKNEAELLPDCLASVSWADEIIVLDSGSSDDTVEIATQAGAQVYRSDDWQGYGIQRQRAQHYATGDMILMIDADERVSPELRAAIEQVLVAPPSRTIYSLGRSNLFLGRFMRHSGWYPDRVMRLYPRTFRYNDNLVHESLQSDGAPVVALPGDLEHLTCRDLIAFQRKQLAYAEAWATERHRRGKRCGLFSVFSHTLGAFVKTLLLRAGFLDGTQGWILAVVNAQYTFNKYSALWALNHASAKGRV